From a single Glycine soja cultivar W05 chromosome 19, ASM419377v2, whole genome shotgun sequence genomic region:
- the LOC114399145 gene encoding uncharacterized protein LOC114399145, whose product MEPMAVVLDVSSDEEEEVACLEDKKGRNMTIDFDWVKEFLDISDEESNEVAVMHEVNKPQRKSKKSSISTPSVDDDDDDCVVLDTDPESRVTTVDDSSTGSDEVVVVGEKGQIACRDYPHPRHLCVLFPFSSTPHEKHCDQCHCYVCDYVAPCPKWGTGFLGTDHCHATEKSETWRSLRKNFKLGKTAPLPASTNHCTLSDVTNSQQNHILPFRVMSPNSMLLNQTSISTATHTCSPVNFIPQNQASRPITTIMHTCSSLNSNFQNHVSRPNTVPSIATNFTIPSCINHGRYGELVSTLVRNRYQSHSIPPHSLGVHNRAIQRVRQHGVGTLVPQFHSHTFLNGLGSVGVGSTLPMNHSTHGASGGFINNDNPAQQYPNYHAATGFSNNSRTSYGQNAYAYVPQNFGYPNPFSQLNNLSSVSNYSTAHETQASYQSNGSQNIYAYSVQGDNAPSSNNVAGLSRVENACGNVTQSGTTRQYSCQQKPHDASLIEAALKADRIGDANQSNPHQQSSESMNISSSATQFTGSTRLSNENSVPVGADGALASELNASPDLSTFDGAFYFDFETTWDCLARV is encoded by the exons ATGGAACCCATGGCGGTTGTGTTGGATGTGAGTTCGGACGAAGAAGAGGAAGTGGCGTGTTTGGAAGACAAGAAAGGGAGGAACATGACCATTGATTTTGACTGGGTGAAGGAGTTTCTGGACATTTCGGACGAGGAATCGAACGAGGTTGCTGTGATGCACGAGGTGAACAAACCTCAACGCAAGTCGAAGAAGTCTTCGATATCAACGCCAAGCGTGGACGATGACGATGATGATTGTGTGGTTCTGGATACTGACCCTGAAAGCCGAGTCACTACTGTTGATGACTCGTCAACTGGGTCAGACGAGGTGGTTGTTGTTGGGGAGAAGGGTCAG ATTGCGTGCAGAGACTATCCTCATCCCCGGCATCTTTGTGtcttgtttcctttttcttccacCCCCCATGAGAAACACTGTGACCAA TGCCACTGTTATGTGTGTGATTATGTCGCACCATGTCCGAAGTGGGGCACTGGCTTTTTAGGTACAGATCACTGTCATGCGACCGAGAAATCTGAGACATGGAGAAGTCTGAGGAAAAATTTCAAGTTGGGCAAGACTGCTCCATTACCGGCTTCAACAAACCACTGTACTTTGAGTGATGTCACAAATTcccaacaaaatcatattcttCCTTTTCGTGTGATGTCTCCAAATTCCATGTTGCTGAATCAGACATCAATATCAACTGCAACACATACATGCTCCCCAGTAAATTTCATACCTCAAAATCAAGCCTCTAGGCCAATTACTACTATAATGCATACATGCTCCTCACTAAATTCTAACTTCCAAAACCATGTATCCAGGCCAAATACTGTCCCTTCCATTGCCACCAACTTTACAATCCCGTCTTGTATAAACCATGGAAGATATGGAGAGTTGGTATCTACTTTGGTGAGAAACAGATACCAGTCTCATTCTATTCCACCGCATTCGCTAGGTGTGCACAATCGTGCCATCCAAAGGGTGCGGCAACATGGAGTTGGCACTTTAGTGCCTCAGTTCCATTCTCACACATTTCTTAATGGGTTAGGCAGTGTTGGTGTTGGGAGCACCTTGCCAATGAACCATTCTACTCATGGCGCTTCTGGTGGCTTCATCAATAATGACAATCCAGCACAGCAATATCCCAATTATCATGCTGCAACAGGATTTTCAAATAATAGCAGAACTTCTTATGGACAAAATGCTTATGCTTATGTCCCCCAAAATTTTGGGTACCCTAATCCATTCTCTCAACTGAATAACCTCAGCTCCGTCAGCAATTATAGTACTGCTCATGAAACCCAAGCATCTTATCAATCAAATGGTAGCCAGAATATTTATGCATATTCTGTTCAAGGTGACAATGCTCCTTCAAGTAATAATGTGGCTGGCCTGAGTAGAGTTGAAAATGCTTGTGGAAATGTAACCCAAAGTGGAACTACAAGGCAATATTCTTGCCAACAGAAACCTCATGATGCGAGTCTAATTGAAGCTGCATTGAAGGCAGACAGGATTGGGGATGCCAATCAAAGCAATCCTCATCAACAAAGTTCAGAATCTATGAACATATCATCCAGTGCCACCCAGTTTACTGGAAGCACCCGTCTTAGCAATGAAAACTCTGTCCCGGTTGGAGCTGATGGAGCTTTGGCATCTGAACTGAATGCATCTCCTGATCTTAGCACATTTGATGGGGCCTTCTACTTTGATTTTGAAACCACTTGGGATTGTCTGGCACGTGTCTAG
- the LOC114400347 gene encoding alcohol dehydrogenase class-3, producing MATQGQVITCKAAVAWEPNKPLTVQDVQVAPPQAGEVRVQILFTALCHTDAYTWGGKDPEGLFPCILGHEAAGIVESVGEGVTNVQPGDHVIPCYQAECGECKTCKSGKTNLCGKVRSATGVGVMLNDGKSRFSINGKPIYHFMGTSTFSQYTVVHDVSVAKIDPKAPLEKVCLLGCGVSTGLGAVWNTAKVESGSIVAIFGLGTVGLAVAEGAKTAGASRVIGIDIDSKKFDVAKNFGVTEFINPNEHDKPIQQVIIDRTDGGVDYSFECIGNVSVMRAALECCHKGWGTSVIVGVAASGQEISTRPFQLVSGRVWKGTAFGGFKSRSQVPWLVDKYLKKEIKVDEYITHTLTLSEINKAFDLLHEGGCLRCVLSTQE from the exons ATGGCAACTCAAGGTCAAGTCATTACCTGCAAAG CTGCGGTGGCCTGGGAACCCAACAAGCCCTTAACTGTCCAAGACGTTCAGGTGGCTCCGCCTCAGGCCGGCGAGGTCCGTGTCCAAATCCTCTTCACCGCTCTCTGCCACACCGATGCTTACACTTGGGGCGGCAAG gATCCCGAAGGTCTCTTCCCCTGTATTCTTGGCCATGAAGCTGCAGG GATTGTGGAGAGTGTTGGAGAAGGTGTTACTAATGTTCAGCCTGGGGATCATGTCATTCCCTGTTATCAGGCTGAGTGTGGGGAGTGCAAGACTTGCAAATCAGGGAAGACAAACCTATGCGGCAAGGTTCGTTCCGCCACTGGAGTTGGGGTCATGCTCAATGATGGGAAGAGTCGGTTCTCGATTAATGGGAAGCCTATTTATCATTTCATGGGAACATCCACTTTTAGTCAATACACTGTTGTTCATGATGTTAGTGTAGCTAAGATTGACCCGAAGGCACCTCTggagaaagtttgtcttcttggATGTGGTGTTTCAACTG GCCTTGGAGCTGTCTGGAACACTGCAAAAGTGGAGTCAGGGTCCATTGTTGCTATTTTTGGCCTTGGAACTGTTGGGCTTGCT GTTGCAGAGGGTGCTAAAACTGCTGGTGCATCCCGGGTTATTGGCATAGATATTGACAGCAAGAAGTTTGATGTag CAAAAAACTTTGGAGTCACTGAGTTTATAAATCCAAATGAACATGATAAACCAATCCAGCAGGTCATAATTGATCGCACAGATGGTGGAGTTGATTATAGCTTTGAGTGTATTGGAAATGTCTCCGTGATGAGAGCTGCGTTGGAATGCTGCCACAAG GGCTGGGGGACGTCAGTTATTGTAGGTGTTGCAGCATCAGGGCAGGAAATATCAACCCGTCCTTTCCAGTTGGTGAGTGGACGAGTCTGGAAAGGAACAGCTTTTGGTGGCTTCAAGAGCAGGTCACAGGTGCCTTGGCTTGTAGACAAGTACTTGAAGAAG GAAATCAAGGTTGATGAGTACATTACCCATACTTTGACACTTTCGGAGATCAACAAGGCTTTTGATCTTTTGCATGAAGGGGGATGCCTTCGCTGTGTGCTTTCTACACAAGAATGA
- the LOC114399203 gene encoding uncharacterized protein LOC114399203, translating into MTLETHRSRTNRRSERKIVCRFAFFWDLRRRCGDSAAADFADLAAGRVRASGVISGALLYIRDEFLAVDRKTWLHVTIHWNFSRNNCARTGWGAAQMNIHGRNPEICLRRLVDKEI; encoded by the exons ATGACCCTTG AGACTCATAGGAGCCGAACAAATCGTCGCTCAGAGAGGAAAATTGTGTGTCGTTTCGCCTTCTTCTGGGATCTCCGTCGTCGATGTGGCGACAGTGCCGCCGCGGATTTTGCCGATTTGGCTGCCGGAAGAGTTCGAGCCAGTG GGGTGATATCTGGAGCTCTTTTGTATATAAGGGATGAATTCCTAGCTGTAGATAGAAAGACTTGGCTTCACGTTACAA TTCATTGGAATTTTTCAAGAAACAATTGTGCAAGAACTGGTTGGGGAGCTG CTCAGATGAACATTCATGGAAGAAATCCAGAGATTTGCTTGAGAAGGTTGGTAGACAAGGAGATCTAA
- the LOC114399670 gene encoding uncharacterized protein LOC114399670, with protein MDSKEEAEPHEDRPTSPMRVLQQLSEGAFRVAGEAFHNMYSGGGSSKSQMGPGAHRRSQSELVTRGVERTNSFQKLRSHVHKAWRWGGRFRQEVSPASFNPEVMANQKRQWYQLHPRSLGCVHYKEPTSLFEHFLIVGLHPDANLEDVEHAFVRRKKWEKEKPEFLDYKMLQQQRPPEPTLEPQLLFKYPPAKKLTMRMKDLAPFCFPEGVKAWLLERTPSLSELNELVYGQEHLGKDDLSFVFTIKAADNTTLYGVCLHVPEIVQRPPGILGISSPFSHPSGACSRFLVSAPRCYCLLTRVPFFELHFEMLNSLIAQERLNRITQFINEVTITGSTPSTPKLGDQMSSNANSPDRESFSDWMDCAIPLDGAAIITAAAAGIISDDEIIQLSPKIWDSRCQSPVSVTASDASDYWQVRDVDKDGRKNLQDHDNCAFEAPENLGSIERMHGICENDQVSPKVGTPFSARSRVLERLGSSESLFSPVRSMASDNEEDFFSNNERDYGDELLMEWAMENKNDLLQIVCRYHAEPIPPRGSELVFHPLEHLQAIQYIRHSVASLDFSNDCSNCSEPAQDNAKLAAAEEALSLSVWTMATTCRVLSLDSVLALITGVLLEKQVVIVCPNLGVLSATVLSLIPMIRPFQWQSLLLPVLPGKMIDFLDAPVPYIVGIQHKPDDLNMKTTNLVLVNIPKDQITMCHLPRLPQHRELLSQLTPIHAKLSNERSIARKHPVHRCNEVQAEAATQFLNIMWHYLESLCSDLKSHTITSVQSNNDRVSLLLKDSFIDSFPARDQPFIKLFVDTQLFTVLSDSRLSSFESGES; from the exons ATGGACTCAAAAGAAGAGGCTGAACCTCATGAGGATAGGCCCACATCGCCAATGCGGGTCCTGCAGCAATTATCTGAAGGGGCATTCAGAGTTGCTGGGGAAGCATTTCACAATATGTATTCGGGTGGTGGGTCAAGCAAATCACAAATGGGGCCTGGTGCACATAGACGAAGTCAAAGTGAACTTGTTACTAGAGGAGTTGAGCGTACTAATAGCTTTCAGAAATTAAGATCTCATGTGCATAAGGCTTGGCGGTGGGGTGGCAGATTCCGCCAAGAAGTTTCCCCGGCGAGTTTCAACCCGGAGGTCATGGCCAACCAGAAACGGCAGTGGTATCAGCTTCATCCTAGAAGTCTG GGTTGTGTACATTATAAGGAGCCAACATCGCTCTTTGAACATTTTTTGATTGTGGGGCTGCATCCAGATGCTAATTTGGAAGATGTGGAGCATGCATTTGTAAGAAGGAAAAAGTGGGAAAAGGAAAAACCTGAATTTCTAGATTACAAAATGTTACAGCAACAAAGGCCACCAGAACCAACATTGGAACCTCAG TTGCTATTCAAATATCCTCCTGCAAAGAAACTAACAATGCGTATGAAGGATTTAGCTCCCTTTTGCTTTCCTGAAGGTGTTAAG GCATGGCTGTTGGAGAGGACTCCGTCTCTAAGTGAACTAAATGAACTTGTCTATGGACAG GAGCATTTAGGAAAAGATGATCTTTCATTTGTCTTTACAATCAAg GCAGCAGACAATACAACACTTTATGGAGTTTGCTTACATGTGCCTGAAATTGTTCAGAGGCCCCCTGGTATCTTAGGCATATCATCTCCTTTTTCTCATCCCTCTGGGGCATGCAGCCGTTTTCTGGTTTCTGCACCTCGCTGTTACTGTCTTCTGACTAGAGTTCCTTTCTTTGAGTTACACTTTGAGATGTTAAACAG TCTCATTGCACAAGAGCGCCTGAATAGGATAACTCAGTTTATAAATGAGGTGACAATCACTGGCAGCACTCCATCAACACCCAAACTAGGTGATCAAATGAGTTCGAATGCTAACTCTCCGGATAGAGAGTCATTTAGTGACTGGATGGATTGTGCAATACCCCTTGATGGTGCAGCTATTATTACTGCTGCTGCTGCAGGGATTATATCTGATGATGAAATCATACAGTTATCACCTAAAATATGGGATTCTCGCTGTCAATCTCCTGTAAGTGTGACTGCCAGTGATGCTTCAGATTATTGGCAGGTTAGGGATGTAGACAAGGATGGCAGGAAGAATCTGCAAGATCATGATAATTGTGCTTTTGAGGCCCCAGAAAATCTTGGTTCTATAGAAAGAATGCATGGAATTTGCGAAAATGACCAAGTTTCTCCAAAAGTTGGAACACCTTTTTCTGCTCGGAGTCGTGTCTTGGAGCGTCTTGGAAGTTCCGAATCACTTTTCag TCCAGTTAGAAGCATGGCATCAGATAACGAGGAAGATTTTTTCTCAAACAATGAAAGAGATTACGGGGACGAATTGTTAATGGAATGGGCCATG GAGAATAAGAATGATTTGCTACAGATAGTGTGTAGATATCATGCTGAACCTATTCCACCTCGAGGAAGTGAATTAGTCTTCCACCCTCTCGAACATTTACAAGCTATTCAGTACATACGACATTCAGTTGCTTCTCTTGACTTCAGCAATGATTGTTCAAATTGTTCTGAACCAGCTcag GACAATGCAAAGCTGGCAGCTGCCGAGGAAGCCCTGTCATTATCAGTATGGACGATGGCAACTACTTGTCGAGTTCTGTCCCTTGATAGT GTGCTGGCATTAATTACAGGAGTTTTGTTGGAAAAACAAGTGGTAATAGTGTGCCCAAATCTG GGTGTTCTATCTGCCACTGTGCTTTCTCTTATTCCCATGATTCGTCCATTTCAGTGGCAGAGTTTATTGCTCCCT GTTTTACCTGGGAAAATGATTGATTTTCTTGATGCCCCAGTTCCATATATT GTTGGCATACAACATAAACCAGATGACTTGAATATGAAAACTACTAATCTTGTTCTTGTTAATATACCAAAGGATCAG ATTACAATGTGTCACTTACCAAGACTTCCACAACATAGAGAGCTTCTCTCTCAGTTGACTCCAATTCATGCTAAACTTTCAAATGAAAGATCAATTGCTAGAAAGCATCCTGTACATAGGTGCAACGAAGTACAG GCTGAAGCTGCAACACAGTTTTTGAATATAATGTGGCACTATTTGGAATCACTCTGCTCAGATCTGAAATCTCACACGATCACTAGTGTACAATCAAATAACGACAGG GTTTCTTTACTTCTTAAAGATAGCTTCATTGATTCATTTCCTGCAAGGGACCAGCCATTCATTAAG CTATTTGTAGATACACAGCTCTTCACTGTTTTATCAGACTCACGTTTGTCAAGCTTTGAGAGTGGCGAGTCATAG
- the LOC114398852 gene encoding two-component response regulator 24-like translates to MFERVGIKDVTAAKNGKEAVDLHRINGQSFDLILMDKDMPIMNGIQATKELRSTGISSKIIGVSSSSREESNVQEFVEAGLDDYYMKPLTEEMLREILDKIKP, encoded by the exons ATGTTTGAAAGAGTTGGGATAAAAGATGTTACTGCTGCGAAAAATGGCAAAGAAGCCGTGGATCTTCATCGCATTAATGGTCAAAGTTTTGACCTGATTCTCATGGATAAGGACATGCCTATCATGAATGGAATTCAG gCAACAAAGGAACTTCGCTCAACGGGGATCAGTAGCAAGATTATTGGTGTGTCGTCATCAAGCCGTGAAGAGAGTAATGTACAAGAATTTGTTGAAGCGGGGCTAGATGACTACTACATGAAACCCTTGACCGAAGAAATGCTTAGAGAAATTCTTGATAAGATCAAGCCTTGA